A genomic stretch from Buchnera aphidicola BCc includes:
- the mutY gene encoding A/G-specific adenine glycosylase produces MFFSQKILNWYHFNGRKNLPWQKKNIYYIWISEIMLQQTRVQTVIPYFQKFKKKFPTIKKLADSNINKVLYLWSGLGYYQRAHNLHKTAKIIKKKYYGIFPTNINEIIKLPGIGRSTAGAILSFTYNYRYAILDSNIKRVLIRFHLININNFKKNQLENKLWNIIDQYIPLHNARKFNQAMMDLGSLICKNKNPNCFSCPLKNNCNFFKKKIIFFKKKEKKKKIGIFFSIIKYKNSVILIKQKNISIWKGLFYFPLITFKISKKKWEKIKKKNTSKTKKLFFTHCLSHIKLFIIWQIIRVKKKKNYKEKIWMNINSKKKIGIPTPIKKILLQLKKKKKNEKKT; encoded by the coding sequence ATGTTCTTTTCACAAAAAATACTTAACTGGTACCATTTTAATGGAAGAAAAAACTTACCTTGGCAAAAAAAAAATATCTATTATATTTGGATATCTGAAATTATGTTACAGCAAACACGTGTTCAAACTGTAATTCCATATTTTCAAAAATTTAAAAAAAAATTTCCTACAATAAAAAAATTAGCTGATTCTAACATTAATAAAGTATTATATTTATGGAGCGGATTAGGATATTATCAAAGAGCACATAATCTGCATAAAACAGCAAAAATAATAAAAAAAAAATATTATGGAATATTTCCTACAAATATAAATGAGATAATAAAATTACCTGGAATCGGAAGATCAACTGCTGGTGCAATTTTATCATTTACCTATAATTATAGATATGCTATTTTAGATAGCAATATAAAAAGAGTATTAATTAGATTTCATTTAATAAATATTAATAATTTTAAAAAAAATCAATTAGAAAATAAATTATGGAATATTATTGATCAATACATTCCATTACATAATGCTAGAAAATTTAATCAAGCTATGATGGATTTAGGTTCCTTAATTTGCAAAAATAAAAATCCAAATTGTTTTTCTTGTCCATTAAAAAATAATTGCAATTTTTTTAAAAAAAAAATTATTTTTTTTAAAAAAAAAGAAAAAAAAAAAAAAATTGGTATATTTTTTTCAATTATAAAATATAAAAATTCAGTAATTTTAATAAAACAAAAAAATATTTCTATATGGAAAGGATTATTCTATTTTCCGTTAATAACTTTTAAAATATCAAAAAAAAAATGGGAAAAAATAAAAAAAAAAAATACTTCTAAAACAAAAAAATTATTTTTTACACATTGTTTAAGTCATATAAAATTATTTATTATTTGGCAAATTATTAGAGTTAAAAAAAAAAAAAACTATAAAGAAAAAATATGGATGAATATAAATTCAAAAAAAAAAATAGGAATACCTACTCCAATAAAAAAAATATTATTACAATTAAAAAAAAAAAAAAAAAATGAAAAAAAAACGTAA
- a CDS encoding oxidative damage protection protein: MKKKRKIFCSFLKKETEGLEYQFFPGKIGQQIYEQISKKAWNIWLEKQTKIINEKKLNMFIEKDRIFLEKKMKNFFFKKKKN, encoded by the coding sequence ATGAAAAAAAAACGTAAAATTTTTTGTTCTTTTTTAAAAAAAGAAACGGAAGGATTAGAATATCAATTTTTTCCTGGAAAAATTGGACAACAAATTTATGAACAAATATCTAAAAAAGCATGGAATATATGGCTAGAAAAACAAACAAAAATAATAAATGAAAAAAAATTAAATATGTTTATTGAAAAAGATAGAATATTTTTAGAAAAAAAAATGAAAAATTTTTTTTTCAAAAAAAAAAAAAATTAA
- the sbcB gene encoding exodeoxyribonuclease I, with protein sequence MCEYFSKKKIIFYDYETFGKNVALDKVSQFCSIETDNKFSYIIKKTILFCYPPIDYLPDPEAILITKILPQYTYKYGLNEYFLSKKIHDIFSQKNICIIGYNNINFDNLITRNIFYRNLFDPYEWSWKNNNFSWDILNILRAFYIFLPKSMCWYYNSNGTVSFKLSDITLVNNIKHIHIHDAYSDVYATFLITKYLFSKYKNFFLYLYMISKKKYISSFLLNNINKPFFYISSFFGSINYNFGCIMYIGLHPLYKNNIVIFDLSSDFKKIFNLYKKYSTCLISIKKLFNVGIKVVSISKSPLFFSYNSVSLKHCIRLNIDYLKCQKNFFLLKNNFLIKNWIISCFSYKKKEKINDIDLMLYNNFFLNSDRCLLSFIHKNEPKKWMGWSANFLDNRIKKLFFRLKARNFIKLLNFNEIKKWQFYCKNKINFIKLEEYFEKIKKFQLKFNKNDKNFILLEDLFKYIKRNINYINNLI encoded by the coding sequence ATTTGTGAATATTTTTCAAAAAAAAAAATTATATTTTATGATTATGAAACTTTCGGAAAAAACGTTGCTTTAGATAAAGTTTCTCAATTTTGTAGTATTGAAACAGATAATAAATTTTCTTATATTATAAAAAAAACCATTTTATTTTGCTACCCCCCTATTGATTATTTACCTGATCCAGAAGCTATTTTAATTACAAAAATTTTACCTCAGTATACTTATAAATATGGTTTAAATGAGTATTTTCTTTCTAAAAAAATACATGATATTTTTTCACAAAAAAATATATGTATTATTGGATATAATAATATTAATTTTGATAATTTAATTACTCGTAATATTTTTTATAGAAATTTATTTGATCCTTATGAATGGAGTTGGAAAAATAATAATTTTAGTTGGGATATATTAAATATTTTACGTGCGTTTTATATTTTTTTACCAAAATCTATGTGTTGGTATTATAATAGTAATGGAACAGTTAGTTTTAAATTATCTGATATTACGTTAGTTAATAATATCAAACATATTCATATTCATGATGCATATTCTGATGTATATGCAACTTTTTTAATTACAAAATATTTATTTTCTAAATATAAAAATTTTTTTTTATATTTATATATGATTTCTAAAAAAAAATATATATCTTCTTTTTTATTGAATAATATAAATAAACCATTTTTTTATATTTCTAGTTTTTTCGGATCTATTAATTATAATTTTGGTTGTATAATGTATATTGGTTTACATCCTTTATATAAGAATAATATAGTTATTTTTGATTTATCTAGTGATTTTAAAAAAATATTTAATTTATATAAAAAATATTCTACATGTTTAATTTCAATAAAAAAATTATTTAATGTTGGTATTAAAGTTGTTTCAATAAGCAAATCACCTCTTTTTTTTTCTTATAATTCAGTTTCCTTGAAACATTGTATTAGATTAAATATTGATTATTTAAAATGTCAAAAAAATTTTTTTTTATTAAAAAATAATTTTTTAATAAAAAATTGGATTATATCGTGTTTTTCATATAAGAAAAAAGAAAAAATAAATGATATTGATTTAATGTTATATAATAATTTTTTTTTAAATTCTGATCGTTGTTTATTATCTTTTATTCATAAAAATGAACCTAAAAAATGGATGGGCTGGAGTGCTAATTTTTTAGATAACAGAATTAAAAAATTATTTTTTCGTTTAAAAGCAAGAAATTTTATTAAATTATTAAATTTTAATGAAATAAAAAAATGGCAATTTTATTGTAAAAATAAAATTAATTTTATTAAATTAGAAGAATATTTTGAAAAGATTAAAAAATTTCAATTAAAATTTAATAAAAATGATAAGAATTTTATTCTACTGGAAGATTTATTTAAATATATAAAAAGAAATATTAATTATATAAATAATTTAATTTAA
- the rplI gene encoding 50S ribosomal protein L9: MKVILLHALEKLGKKGQLITVKNGYARNYLIPLEKALLATSENIKIFEKKRLFEEQQEAKKIDYANSRIKAIKLIGAIIFFMKSSKKRKIFGSIGVKDISKQLISLGLLIKKNEIKLPNGLLHYLGSHTVLFTPYKNISTEFKVVILSK, from the coding sequence ATGAAAGTAATTCTATTACATGCATTAGAAAAATTAGGTAAAAAGGGTCAATTAATTACTGTAAAAAATGGATATGCAAGAAATTATTTGATACCTCTTGAAAAAGCATTATTAGCTACTTCAGAAAATATTAAAATTTTTGAAAAAAAACGACTTTTTGAAGAACAACAAGAAGCTAAAAAAATTGATTATGCTAATAGTAGAATTAAAGCTATTAAACTTATTGGAGCTATTATTTTTTTTATGAAATCTAGTAAAAAAAGAAAAATTTTTGGTTCTATTGGTGTAAAAGATATTTCAAAACAATTAATTTCTCTTGGATTATTGATTAAAAAAAATGAAATTAAATTACCTAATGGTTTATTACATTATTTGGGGTCTCATACAGTTTTATTTACACCATATAAAAATATTTCTACAGAATTTAAAGTAGTTATTCTATCAAAATAG
- the rpsR gene encoding 30S ribosomal protein S18 has protein sequence MVRYFRRRKFCRFTAEGIKKIDYKDIMILKNYITENGKIVPSRITGTKAKYQRQLSRAIKIARFLGFIPYTDQHK, from the coding sequence ATGGTTCGTTACTTTCGTCGTAGAAAATTTTGTAGATTTACTGCTGAAGGTATTAAAAAAATAGATTATAAAGATATTATGATATTAAAAAATTATATTACTGAAAATGGAAAAATAGTTCCTAGTAGGATTACTGGAACTAAAGCAAAATATCAAAGACAATTATCTCGTGCTATTAAAATAGCTCGTTTTCTTGGATTTATACCTTATACTGATCAACATAAGTAA
- the rpsF gene encoding 30S ribosomal protein S6 encodes MRHYEIILMINPEKNKKIFIIIEEYNKLIHMYKGIIHRFEDWGKRSLSYTIKNLKKAHYFLMNIEVSSECIKELENSFKFNINIIRYFILTRTKAHKKISPILKNKEENKKELNSSVIKINKNIKKK; translated from the coding sequence GTGCGTCATTATGAAATAATTTTGATGATTAATCCGGAAAAAAACAAGAAAATTTTTATCATTATTGAAGAATACAATAAATTAATACATATGTATAAAGGAATTATACATCGTTTTGAAGATTGGGGAAAACGATCATTATCTTATACTATTAAAAATTTAAAAAAAGCACATTATTTTTTGATGAACATAGAAGTATCTAGTGAATGTATTAAAGAATTAGAAAATAGTTTTAAATTTAATATAAATATTATTCGATATTTTATTCTTACTCGTACTAAGGCACACAAAAAGATTTCTCCTATTCTTAAAAATAAAGAAGAAAATAAAAAAGAATTAAATTCTTCTGTAATAAAAATAAATAAAAATATAAAAAAAAAATAA
- the miaA gene encoding tRNA (adenosine(37)-N6)-dimethylallyltransferase MiaA — protein sequence MGPTAIGKSSLALEIKKKFPLIELISVDSKLVYKGLNIGTDKPNKSDLKNFSYKLVNIVKPKNIYTVINFYNDVLKEIKNILKSGKIPLLVGGTMLYFKILLNGFANLPPSNSIIRKYIFKNICLKKKKNLFNLLKKIDPISSKKIHINDVQRVLRAVEVFFVSGGFPLSELIKFFHNKLPYKVFQFGLIPDNKEHLYKKIEKRFFFMLKSGFKKEVQNLYNQKFLDPKLPSMNSIGYKQMLLYLKNKYTYFQMIKETIKSTHKLVKHQLTWLKKWPNIIFIKDNKKDLLITKIYKILNRNL from the coding sequence ATGGGTCCTACAGCAATAGGTAAAAGTTCATTAGCTTTAGAAATTAAAAAAAAATTTCCTTTAATAGAATTAATTAGTGTAGATTCTAAATTAGTATATAAAGGATTAAATATTGGTACTGATAAACCAAATAAATCTGATTTAAAAAATTTTTCTTATAAATTAGTTAATATTGTAAAACCTAAAAATATTTATACTGTAATAAATTTTTATAATGATGTTTTAAAAGAAATAAAAAATATATTAAAATCTGGAAAAATTCCCCTATTGGTGGGTGGTACCATGTTATATTTTAAAATTTTATTAAACGGATTTGCTAATTTACCTCCTTCTAATTCTATAATTAGAAAATATATATTTAAAAATATTTGTTTAAAAAAAAAAAAAAATTTATTTAATTTATTAAAAAAAATAGATCCGATTTCTAGTAAAAAAATTCATATTAATGATGTTCAACGTGTTTTAAGAGCAGTTGAAGTTTTTTTTGTATCTGGTGGTTTTCCATTAAGTGAATTAATTAAATTTTTTCATAATAAATTACCATATAAAGTTTTTCAGTTTGGTTTAATTCCAGATAATAAAGAGCATTTATATAAAAAAATAGAAAAAAGATTTTTTTTTATGTTAAAAAGTGGATTTAAAAAAGAAGTACAAAATTTATATAATCAGAAATTTTTAGATCCGAAATTACCATCAATGAATAGTATTGGTTATAAACAAATGTTATTATATTTAAAAAATAAATATACATATTTTCAAATGATTAAAGAAACAATTAAATCTACTCATAAATTAGTAAAACATCAATTAACATGGTTGAAAAAATGGCCAAATATTATTTTTATTAAAGACAATAAAAAAGATTTATTAATTACTAAAATATATAAAATATTAAATAGAAATTTATAA